In the Calditrichota bacterium genome, GAGCATGCGGAACAGATCGCCGCCAAAGTAGTACGCGGCGTTGAAGAGCGCAAGGTTCTGCCCCGCCTGACACCGCTCAGGAAATCCCCGCAACGTTCCGACGCCGCCGAGGCTCATGAGGTGCTGCGGAGCCAAGCTCCCGGAGCGCGCGCCTAGCATGGTACGCAGCACCAGCCGCTGACTGCCAAAGGTGGGGCGAAAATGCATGACGCTTAGAAACAGGCCGTCCGTGGCAAAGTCCTGCCAGGTCCTTTCGTAGATAACCTGCACCAACGTCCCTTCGAAGGGGAGCAAGGGGCTGTCCCGCCAATCCAACTCCACTATGAACTTCACACTTTGCTCCTGCCCCTCGCTGACATGCGGGTTGGGACGGAAGCGCTTCTTGCCGCCGAACAGGGCACCGGCAAGCCTTTCTTCCTCGCCCATGTCCTGGTAGTCGTAAGTGGAGTACACCACTCGGGCATTATGGCGCCCGCCGATGCGCTCGTTCACAAAGACTTGCCAACCCTTCCGGCCGAAGTAGTCCATGAAGTCTTCTTTCAATAGCAATGCGGCCAGCGAGTTCTCGACCCACCGCAGGCGCCAGCCATCGTTGGAAGCAGTCTCATCGAACAGAGCGCCACCGATCGTCAGTCGCTCCCCTCTGCAAAACCCTTG is a window encoding:
- a CDS encoding BamA/TamA family outer membrane protein, which gives rise to MLVQVMGVCLLGVFLVVKFGSALAQFEVPPLHPPEIFGEDKPVSLTPAPRFNRVEGLFLGAHLTLRPMRRLGLSFPVTAGYGFTNKTWRYSVGVQQGFCRGERLTIGGALFDETASNDGWRLRWVENSLAALLLKEDFMDYFGRKGWQVFVNERIGGRHNARVVYSTYDYQDMGEEERLAGALFGGKKRFRPNPHVSEGQEQSVKFIVELDWRDSPLLPFEGTLVQVIYERTWQDFATDGLFLSVMHFRPTFGSQRLVLRTMLGARSGSLAPQHLMSLGGVGTLRGFPERCQAGQNLALFNAAYYFGGDLFRMLTGRRAHGREQLSLGLFFDAGSAWGTERVKESLFSDLDGYRVLADAGLSLLIADGVVRVDFARQVRGGDGSWRVTMRLLSAL